One region of Sulfuricurvum sp. IAE1 genomic DNA includes:
- the thrC gene encoding threonine synthase, protein MKFIETRGNDGNHPLEITFSEAILSPIASFGGLYVPKELPDLGEAFLNKHRTSSYKELAKDLLQTLAIDIDASVIDEALALYDKFDDPANPVPVVKVRDDLYVSELYHGPTRAFKDMALQPFGVVLSSIAQKRGEEYLILAATSGDTGPAALETFKNRPNVRVACLYPDGGTSDVQRLQMVTEDAPNLKVIGIKGDFDDAQSALKRLLGSQTFKETLKAKNISLSAANSVNFGRIIFQIIYHIHSYLELVRQNVIVMGEKVYLNVPSGNFGNALGGYYAYKMGLPVEKIIIASNENNVLTRLINTGRYDLRGEKVVPTTSPAMDILISSNVERILFDLFGPERTKELMKGLESERFYALNDDETMKLQSLFAADYCNGAEGKGYIKEAFDGGYLMDPHTATCFKAYDCCATKPIKTIVYSTAEWTKFSPTIANALTGETGARDIDALEAISKTASTPIPAMIQGLFTKPVTQATVIDKENIENEILSFLN, encoded by the coding sequence ATGAAATTTATTGAAACACGCGGAAATGACGGAAACCACCCCCTGGAAATCACTTTCTCCGAAGCGATTTTGAGCCCTATCGCCTCGTTCGGCGGATTGTACGTACCCAAAGAGCTCCCCGATCTGGGCGAAGCATTTTTGAACAAACATCGTACATCGTCCTATAAAGAGCTGGCGAAAGATCTGCTGCAGACTCTGGCGATCGATATCGACGCTTCGGTCATCGATGAGGCACTGGCCCTCTATGACAAGTTCGACGATCCCGCCAATCCCGTTCCTGTGGTCAAGGTACGCGACGACCTCTACGTCAGCGAACTCTATCACGGCCCGACCCGCGCATTCAAGGATATGGCGCTGCAACCGTTCGGCGTCGTTCTGAGCTCCATCGCGCAAAAACGGGGCGAAGAGTACCTGATTCTTGCCGCCACGAGCGGTGACACGGGCCCCGCGGCGCTCGAGACGTTTAAAAACCGCCCCAACGTCCGCGTCGCGTGTCTTTATCCCGACGGCGGTACGTCGGACGTACAACGGTTGCAAATGGTGACCGAAGATGCCCCTAACCTCAAAGTCATCGGGATCAAGGGGGATTTCGACGATGCTCAGAGCGCACTGAAACGGCTATTGGGCTCGCAAACGTTCAAAGAGACCCTCAAAGCCAAAAACATCTCCCTCTCGGCTGCCAATTCGGTCAACTTCGGGCGGATCATTTTCCAGATTATCTATCATATCCACAGTTACCTCGAACTGGTGCGCCAGAACGTCATCGTCATGGGCGAAAAAGTCTACCTTAACGTTCCGAGCGGGAATTTCGGGAATGCGCTGGGGGGATACTACGCGTACAAAATGGGGCTTCCGGTCGAGAAAATCATCATCGCTTCGAACGAAAATAACGTCTTGACCCGCCTCATCAACACCGGGCGTTACGATCTGCGCGGCGAGAAGGTGGTTCCGACCACTTCTCCGGCGATGGACATCCTGATTTCGAGCAACGTCGAGCGGATTTTGTTCGATCTTTTCGGACCTGAGCGGACCAAAGAACTGATGAAGGGACTTGAGAGCGAGCGTTTCTATGCCCTGAACGATGACGAGACGATGAAGCTCCAGTCGCTTTTCGCCGCCGATTACTGCAACGGTGCCGAAGGCAAGGGGTACATCAAGGAGGCGTTTGACGGGGGATACCTGATGGACCCGCATACGGCTACCTGTTTCAAAGCGTACGACTGCTGTGCCACCAAACCGATCAAAACGATCGTGTATTCGACCGCCGAGTGGACCAAGTTCTCTCCGACGATCGCCAACGCCCTTACCGGAGAGACGGGAGCGCGGGATATCGACGCCCTCGAAGCGATCTCCAAAACCGCTTCCACCCCTATCCCTGCCATGATCCAGGGGTTATTCACCAAACCGGTCACCCAGGCGACGGTAATCGACAAAGAGAATATCGAAAACGAAATTCTCTCCTTTTTGAACTAA